The Methanocella arvoryzae MRE50 genome includes a region encoding these proteins:
- a CDS encoding ArsR/SmtB family transcription factor, which translates to MEELPVNPYPLTEAEKEALEKIKAKNSKVAAEVCKAIADPVRIKILEALRQRELCVCVLVDLTGLQYSTLSYHLKQLKDTGLISSDKDGSYLIYSLTPKGKVIHSLLPVLDDRF; encoded by the coding sequence ATGGAAGAGTTACCTGTAAACCCGTACCCGCTGACTGAGGCTGAAAAGGAAGCGCTGGAGAAGATCAAAGCTAAAAACAGTAAGGTAGCGGCAGAAGTATGCAAAGCTATCGCCGACCCTGTCAGGATCAAGATCCTCGAGGCGCTCCGGCAGCGGGAGCTTTGCGTCTGCGTGCTTGTGGACCTGACCGGGCTTCAGTACTCCACTTTGTCCTACCACCTGAAGCAGCTCAAGGATACCGGCCTGATCTCCTCGGACAAGGACGGCAGTTACCTGATTTACTCGCTGACTCCGAAGGGAAAGGTCATCCACAGTCTGCTTCCGGTCCTCGACGACCGATTCTGA
- a CDS encoding thioredoxin family protein has product MKLQVYGTGCAKCSMLEKAAKDAVKELGVSAEVVKVSDIDEIVEAGILATPGLAVDGEVKSMGRVPSGDEIKKWIKAKM; this is encoded by the coding sequence ATGAAGCTTCAAGTATATGGCACAGGCTGCGCCAAGTGCAGCATGCTGGAGAAGGCGGCCAAAGATGCGGTAAAAGAGCTCGGCGTGAGCGCCGAGGTAGTTAAAGTCAGCGACATCGACGAGATCGTCGAGGCTGGCATCCTCGCCACACCCGGCTTAGCGGTGGACGGCGAGGTCAAGTCCATGGGCAGAGTGCCCTCTGGCGACGAGATCAAGAAGTGGATCAAAGCAAAGATGTGA